In Cervus elaphus chromosome 7, mCerEla1.1, whole genome shotgun sequence, the following proteins share a genomic window:
- the HFE gene encoding hereditary hemochromatosis protein, translating to MGPRARPALLLLILLRTAATQGRPPRSHSLRFFFMGASKPDLGLPLFEALGYVDDQLFLSYDHESRRAERRVPWLWGRASSQLWLQLSQNLKGWDHMFIVDFWTIMDNHNQSKVTKLGALPESHTLQVILGCELQEDNSTRGFWKYGYDGQDHLEFRPETLDWRAAEPRAQITKLEWEVNKIRAKQNRAYLDRDCPEQLLHLLELGRGPLEQQAPPLVKVTHHVTSALTTLRCRALNFYPQNITIRWLKDKQPLDAKDVKPEDVLPNGDGTYQAWVALAVLPGEEQRYSCQVEHPGLDQPLTATWEPSLSGTLVTGILSGIAVCVIIFLIGILFRILKRRQSSRGAAVNYALAECE from the exons ATGGGCCCGCGAGCCCGGCCGGCGCTTCTCCTCTTGATCCTCCTGCGGACGGCGGCCACGCAGGGGCGACCGCCGC GGTCACACTCCCTGCGCTTCTTCTTCATGGGCGCCTCCAAGCCAGACCTCGGGCTGCCCCTGTTTGAGGCTTTGGGCTATGTGGACGACCAGCTGTTCCTGTCCTATGATCATGAGAGTCGCCGTGCAGAGCGGCGCGTCCCGTGGCTCTGGGGCAGGGCCAGCAGCCAGCTGTGGCTGCAGCTGAGTCAGAACCTGAAAGGCTGGGACCACATGTTCATCGTGGACTTCTGGACCATCATGGACAACCACAACCAGAGCAAGG TAACGAAGCTGGGGGCGTTGCCAGAGTCCCACACCCTGCAGGTGATCCTGGGCTGTGAGTTGCAAGAGGACAACAGCACCAGAGGGTTCTGGAAGTACGGGTACGATGGGCAGGACCATCTTGAATTCCGGCCTGAGACACTGGATTGGAGAGCAGCAGAGCCCAGGGCCCAGATCACCAAGCTGGAGTGGGAAGTGAACAAGATTCGGGCCAAGCAGAACAGGGCCTACCTGGATCGGGATTGCCCTGAGCAGCTGCTGCATTTGCTGGAGCTGGGGAGAGGGCCTCTGGAGCAGCAAG CACCTCCTCTGGTGAAGGTGACTCATCACGTGACCTCTGCACTGACCACTCTTCGGTGTCGGGCTCTGAACTTCTACCCCCAGAACATCACCATAAGGTGGCTGAAGGACAAGCAGCCCCTGGATGCCAAGGACGTTAAGCCAGAGGATGTGTTGCCCAATGGGGATGGGACCTACCAGGCCTGGGTGGCCTTGGCCGTGCtccctggggaagagcagagataCAGTTGCCAAGTGGAGCACCCAGGCCTGGATCAGCCCCTCACTGCCACCTGGG AGCCCTCACTGTCTGGCACCCTGGTCACCGGAATCCTCAGTGGGATTGCTGTTTGCGTCATCATCTTCCTTATTGGAATTTTGTTCAGAATCTTAAAGAGACGGCAGTCTTCGA GAGGAGCCGCTGTCAACTATGCCTTAGCCGAATGTGAATGA